One genomic window of Malaciobacter molluscorum LMG 25693 includes the following:
- a CDS encoding MFS transporter, whose protein sequence is MSKKNRFSIMPISSLFFSITFLAIGYGMVLTFIGVYLKKNGINDISIGLINACFFLGAILSSIFSQSIISKVGHIRSYTNFAALMVITFLVQYLFFNEFLWGILRFIAGFCYFSILIVIESWLNEKSTTDIRGKVLAIYEIIFYLSTALGQLFLTIDNLSSSIFILGSILVLVSIPSIALTKIKEPKLLPFERYSLPKIYDIVPLATTTSFIGGIFIGSFFTMAPVYVLEKYQSVHVVSYFMITVILGGLLAEWPIGIVSDKYGRRKIIAIVSFITAITSSLFLFIGQDTKLLYICAFLLGLTIFSLYPLSLARANDVLNEDSDILEISRTLLFTYGLGSFVAPIIVGFLFKYYDNSIFILYAVIGIFLTFYSLSKKRVADDELSTFVNVPLASGADIAHLDPRVEENNN, encoded by the coding sequence ATGTCTAAGAAAAATAGGTTTTCAATTATGCCTATATCTTCGCTATTTTTTTCAATAACTTTCTTAGCTATTGGCTATGGTATGGTTTTAACTTTTATTGGAGTATATCTAAAAAAGAATGGTATAAATGATATATCAATTGGTCTTATCAATGCTTGTTTTTTCTTAGGAGCAATATTATCATCTATTTTTAGTCAAAGTATAATTTCAAAAGTAGGACATATAAGAAGTTATACAAATTTTGCAGCACTTATGGTTATAACTTTTCTTGTTCAATATCTATTTTTTAATGAATTTTTATGGGGAATTCTAAGATTTATTGCAGGTTTTTGTTATTTTAGTATATTAATTGTAATTGAGAGTTGGTTAAATGAAAAATCAACAACTGATATAAGAGGAAAAGTTCTTGCAATTTATGAAATAATTTTTTATTTATCAACAGCACTAGGACAATTATTTTTAACAATAGATAATTTAAGTAGTTCTATTTTTATATTAGGTTCCATTTTAGTATTAGTATCAATTCCATCAATTGCATTAACAAAAATAAAAGAACCAAAACTATTACCATTTGAAAGATACTCACTACCAAAAATATATGATATAGTTCCACTAGCAACAACTACAAGTTTTATTGGAGGAATTTTTATTGGTTCTTTTTTTACAATGGCACCAGTTTATGTTTTAGAAAAATATCAATCTGTTCATGTTGTTTCATACTTTATGATAACTGTAATTTTGGGTGGTCTCCTTGCTGAATGGCCAATTGGTATAGTTTCAGATAAATATGGAAGAAGAAAAATAATTGCAATTGTCTCATTTATTACAGCTATAACATCCTCTTTATTTTTATTTATAGGACAAGATACAAAACTTTTATATATTTGTGCATTTCTTTTAGGACTTACAATATTTTCATTATATCCTTTAAGCCTTGCAAGAGCGAATGATGTACTAAATGAAGATAGTGATATTTTAGAAATAAGTAGAACCCTTCTATTTACGTATGGTTTAGGTTCTTTTGTTGCTCCTATTATTGTTGGATTTTTATTTAAATATTATGATAATTCTATTTTTATATTATATGCTGTAATAGGAATATTTTTAACATTTTATTCTTTATCTAAGAAAAGAGTTGCAGATGATGAACTTAGTACGTTTGTAAATGTTCCATTAGCTTCAGGTGCAGATATTGCTCACCTTGACCCAAGGGTTGAAGAAAATAATAATTAA
- a CDS encoding alpha/beta hydrolase-fold protein, whose product MFINSKILKSYILFSLLILLNTQNIYAKNLNFEETVKIDKNSSYTFKLNLKKEDYLIASFKSSSDFKNFILKDKKSQIRILKKDNQKYGNIHILIPSTGKYLFKVYSSTKDIIFNFKVNKIIPKDKQISMQKKDSPIISKIIQKQKELLSKDKDTSKFWKMVEKKGTPLIEKIDADKYIVTFLYRGAKNNVRLLGSPKYSKYKLKRLLNSDIWYISYIVPKNTRLSYQLAPDVPNINGTKEQQKVAILATLQKDPLNKFPYITTKNNDKYNTDSSIIVDDENTKDYTITKTKNKGTIKNYSINSKILKNNRDIDIYTPYNFDKNKEFALLFVFDGKAYQSKVPTPTILDNLIYEKKIKQTVAIFIDNVENKRGIELPCNENFAKFMATELYPFIIKKLNKKVKKNNVILTGSSYGGLASMYVAFKYPNIFGNVLSQSGSFWWNKKEDNETQWLTRQIVKEKRKDIKIYLNAGLFETGFKSIDILESNRHLRDVLKAKKYQVLYEEFPSGHDYFNWRFRLANALIKILN is encoded by the coding sequence TTGTTTATAAATTCTAAAATATTAAAAAGTTATATACTATTTTCTTTACTTATTTTACTAAATACTCAAAATATATATGCAAAGAATTTAAATTTTGAAGAAACTGTAAAAATAGATAAAAATAGCTCATATACATTCAAATTAAATTTAAAAAAAGAAGATTATTTAATTGCTAGTTTTAAATCAAGTAGTGATTTTAAAAACTTTATTTTAAAAGATAAAAAATCTCAAATAAGAATATTAAAAAAAGACAATCAAAAATATGGAAATATTCATATACTTATTCCTTCAACAGGAAAATATTTATTTAAAGTATATAGCTCAACAAAAGATATAATATTTAATTTTAAAGTAAATAAAATTATTCCTAAAGACAAACAAATTTCTATGCAAAAAAAAGACTCACCTATTATTAGTAAAATAATTCAAAAACAAAAAGAGTTGTTATCAAAAGATAAAGATACTTCAAAGTTTTGGAAGATGGTTGAGAAAAAAGGCACTCCCTTAATTGAAAAAATTGATGCAGATAAATATATAGTTACTTTTTTATATAGAGGTGCTAAAAATAATGTAAGATTATTAGGTTCACCTAAATATTCTAAGTATAAATTAAAAAGACTTTTAAATAGTGATATATGGTATATAAGTTATATTGTTCCTAAAAATACAAGACTTTCTTATCAACTTGCACCGGATGTACCAAATATAAATGGAACAAAAGAGCAACAAAAAGTTGCTATATTGGCAACTCTTCAAAAAGATCCTTTAAATAAATTTCCATATATAACAACTAAAAATAATGATAAATACAATACAGATTCTTCTATTATAGTTGATGATGAAAATACAAAAGACTATACAATAACAAAAACTAAAAATAAAGGAACCATAAAAAACTATTCTATTAATAGTAAAATTTTAAAAAACAATAGAGATATAGATATTTATACTCCCTATAATTTTGATAAAAATAAAGAATTTGCTTTACTTTTTGTTTTTGATGGAAAAGCATATCAATCAAAAGTTCCAACTCCAACTATCTTAGATAATCTAATTTATGAAAAAAAAATAAAACAAACTGTTGCAATTTTTATAGATAATGTTGAGAATAAAAGAGGTATAGAGTTACCTTGCAATGAAAATTTTGCAAAATTTATGGCAACAGAGTTATATCCTTTTATAATAAAAAAATTAAATAAAAAAGTGAAAAAAAATAATGTTATTTTAACTGGCTCAAGTTATGGAGGACTAGCCTCTATGTATGTAGCTTTTAAATATCCAAATATTTTTGGAAATGTTTTAAGTCAATCTGGTTCCTTTTGGTGGAATAAAAAAGAAGATAATGAAACACAATGGCTTACAAGACAAATTGTAAAAGAAAAAAGAAAAGATATTAAAATTTATTTAAATGCTGGATTATTTGAAACTGGATTTAAATCAATTGATATTTTAGAATCAAATAGACATTTAAGAGATGTTTTAAAAGCAAAAAAATACCAAGTTTTATATGAAGAATTTCCTTCAGGACATGACTATTTTAATTGGAGGTTTAGACTAGCAAATGCCTTAATAAAAATTTTAAATTAA